One Capsicum annuum cultivar UCD-10X-F1 chromosome 2, UCD10Xv1.1, whole genome shotgun sequence genomic window carries:
- the LOC107858170 gene encoding uncharacterized protein LOC107858170, whose amino-acid sequence MSEKSNSYFKFENWWLKTENFKEMVKIWWDSSTFRGRPDFILASKLKHLKEKLKEWSRTRQGNLGLQKQSILNQLAELEGIQDHRQLTDDEAYLRAVLSVEFEENAKREEVAWRQRSRALWLKEGDRNTKFFHRTSNCHRRYNNIDKLSVDGVCTGEPSVIKEEIIKFYKTLYAETERWRPQFNARTGTMINEADNIMLQSQFSEKEIRDCVMACARDKAPGPDGYIMAFFNACWDVPS is encoded by the coding sequence ATGTCGGAAAAgtcaaattcatatttcaagttcGAGAATTGGTGGCTGAAAACAGAGAACTTCAAGGAAATGGTGAAGATCTGGTGGGACTCAAGCACTTTTAGGGGAAGGCCTGACTTCATCTTAGCAAGTAAGCTTAAACACTtgaaagaaaaactcaaagaatGGAGCAGAACAAGACAAGGGAACCTGGGACTGCAGAAACAAAGCATTCTCAACCAGCTGGCTGAATTAGAGGGGATCCAAGACCATAGACAATTAACAGATGATGAGGCATACCTGAGAGCAGTGCTGTCAGTAGAATTTGAAGAAAATGCAAAGAGGGAGGAAGTAGCTTGGAGACAAAGATCCAGGGCACTATGGCTTAAAGAGGGGGATAGAAACACAAAGTTCTTTCATAGAACTTCTAATTGCCACAGGAGATACAACAATATTGACAAGTTGTCTGTCGATGGAGTCTGCACAGGGGAACCATCAGTGATTAAGgaagaaatcataaaattctaCAAGACTTTATATGCTGAAACAGAAAGGTGGAGACCCCAATTCAATGCAAGAACTGGTACTATGATAAACGAGGCTGACAATATCATGCTCCAAAGCCAATTCAGTGAGAAAGAAATAAGGGATTGTGTTATGGCATGCGCTAGAGATAAAGCACCAGGTCCTGATGGTTATATTATGGCTTTCTTTAATGCTTGTTGGGATGTACCTTCATAG